In Sphingopyxis sp. FD7, a single window of DNA contains:
- a CDS encoding cytochrome P450, giving the protein MTKPILPGEVAAAVVNPAAYGAWEPLHEQLAWARANMPLGVAENPNHDPFWLVTRHADIMAISRDPQRFANGIRPTVLTDRAGEALARAATPNNDGHLVRSLVQMDAPDHIKYRLLTQSWFMPKNLKTIEDRIRQIARDTVEHMLETGGSCDFARDVAAHYPLRVIMDILGVPPEDEPRMLMLTQQLFGPTDPELNRSREAITSSEQAIAMLHYVIADFEAYFGALTADRRAHPREDIATVIANAMVGGEQIPDRELAGYYMIIATAGHDTTSASTAGAIMELARNPALFERFRDAASDKAGLIEEAIRWTTPVQHFMRSAREDVEIGGQTIRAGDWLMLNYVSANRDEAVFADPFAFDPDREKNQQIAFGFGAHVCLGQHLARLEMRILMEELLPRLTSLALAGEPARVESVFVGGLKRLPIRFTAA; this is encoded by the coding sequence ATGACAAAACCTATATTGCCTGGAGAGGTAGCCGCCGCGGTCGTCAATCCCGCCGCCTATGGGGCGTGGGAGCCGCTGCACGAACAGCTCGCCTGGGCGCGGGCGAACATGCCGCTGGGCGTCGCGGAGAATCCGAACCACGATCCCTTCTGGCTCGTGACGCGCCACGCCGACATCATGGCGATCAGCCGCGATCCGCAGCGCTTTGCCAACGGCATCCGGCCGACGGTGCTGACCGACCGCGCGGGCGAGGCGCTGGCGCGCGCGGCGACGCCGAATAATGACGGTCATCTGGTGCGCTCGCTCGTCCAGATGGATGCGCCCGATCATATAAAATACCGGCTGCTGACGCAGAGCTGGTTCATGCCCAAGAATCTGAAGACGATCGAGGATCGCATCCGGCAGATCGCCCGCGACACGGTCGAGCACATGCTGGAGACCGGAGGGTCATGCGATTTCGCGCGCGACGTTGCGGCGCATTATCCGCTGCGCGTCATCATGGACATATTGGGGGTGCCGCCCGAGGACGAACCGCGGATGCTGATGCTGACGCAGCAATTGTTCGGTCCGACCGACCCGGAGCTCAACCGCAGCAGGGAAGCGATCACCAGCTCCGAACAGGCGATCGCGATGCTGCATTACGTCATCGCCGATTTCGAGGCCTATTTCGGCGCGCTGACCGCCGACCGCCGCGCCCATCCGCGCGAGGATATTGCGACCGTGATCGCCAATGCGATGGTCGGGGGCGAGCAGATTCCCGACCGCGAACTAGCCGGCTATTATATGATTATCGCGACCGCGGGGCACGACACGACGAGCGCATCGACCGCGGGGGCGATCATGGAGCTGGCGCGCAACCCGGCGCTGTTCGAGCGGTTTCGTGACGCGGCGAGCGACAAGGCGGGGCTGATCGAGGAGGCGATCCGCTGGACGACGCCGGTGCAGCATTTCATGCGCAGCGCGCGCGAGGATGTCGAGATCGGCGGGCAGACGATCCGCGCGGGCGACTGGCTGATGCTGAACTATGTTTCCGCGAACCGCGACGAGGCGGTTTTTGCCGATCCCTTCGCTTTCGACCCCGATCGCGAGAAGAATCAGCAGATCGCCTTTGGTTTCGGCGCGCATGTCTGCCTGGGGCAGCATCTGGCGCGGCTGGAGATGCGGATTTTGATGGAGGAATTGCTGCCGCGGCTGACCAGCCTGGCGCTGGCGGGCGAACCCGCGCGCGTCGAATCGGTGTTCGTCGGCGGGCTGAAGCGGCTGCCGATCCGGTTTACGGCGGCGTAG
- a CDS encoding alpha/beta hydrolase family protein — translation MLSTRSGLSTLAATGSTNNRIVGQRVNPFNVRKKGIKMTTKLFVAALLASAVALPTTAQRSDIVVMAQKGRVDTAVFGKRPFMRDPRLSPDGSKVAVMMSRDGVDNLVLIDLTKTETAPTLIAKAEEYREAGDRTMTGWRWVGNRTLVITLMSREIIFGQRSDLRRLAAYDLESGKLTPLAWTDAGGDGGTILHVDDEKETILVQRGIFKDGSFSPGPEVINVDVRTGKYRTIQRPNVEVSNWLVDGKGVVRGGLGQDDKGNQRLMYRSDATSTIKTVSNAKDPTFTQSQIVPSVFLDEPDMAYATSNKDDLRRVYKVNMKAMEIVGPPLFQLDGYDVGGIIPNEAGNNILGFAYITDKDRRKWVDERLAQVQQFFDEDFGEGNALITSTNDGDTKLIVQIGETSDPGGYYLYDTQTGKLQLLGWVHPILQGAKMNPTDTVRYKASDGLEIEAIVTYPRHRKDRKKLPVVVMPHGGPYGVRDEEGFGFFPWHQAVAELGYVVIQPNYRGSGGYGKSFVMEGRKPNGYGNRMQDDLNDAVTWFAQQGLVDPKRACIMGWSYGGYASARGAQRDPNVWRCAIAGAGVYDFPMMKSFDTQTFGSFGASFQATADDLIAISSARNTDGPWSPILIVAGLRDARIPIEQSRTLVSRLKRSGKKEGVDFRYVEQPKGTHNLPYEDVHIEWLVEAEKWLAVHNPAYIESDPDRPKPVTVTAETR, via the coding sequence GTGTTGTCAACGCGCAGCGGCCTTTCTACGCTTGCGGCCACGGGCAGTACGAACAATCGGATTGTCGGACAGAGGGTTAATCCGTTCAACGTGCGTAAAAAGGGGATCAAGATGACCACGAAGCTTTTCGTTGCGGCATTGCTCGCTTCGGCGGTCGCGCTGCCGACTACCGCGCAGCGGAGCGACATTGTGGTGATGGCACAAAAGGGGCGTGTCGATACGGCCGTATTTGGAAAAAGGCCATTCATGCGCGACCCGCGTCTGTCACCGGACGGAAGCAAGGTGGCGGTGATGATGAGCCGCGATGGCGTCGATAATCTGGTCCTCATCGACTTAACCAAAACGGAAACTGCCCCCACGCTGATAGCGAAAGCCGAGGAATATCGCGAGGCCGGTGATCGCACGATGACCGGCTGGCGTTGGGTGGGGAACCGCACACTCGTTATCACATTGATGTCGCGTGAGATTATTTTCGGACAGCGATCCGACCTGCGGCGTCTTGCTGCCTACGACCTGGAATCGGGAAAACTCACTCCGCTCGCCTGGACCGACGCCGGTGGTGATGGCGGCACCATCTTGCACGTCGACGATGAGAAAGAAACGATCCTCGTGCAACGGGGCATTTTCAAGGACGGCAGTTTTTCGCCAGGCCCCGAGGTGATCAACGTCGACGTCAGGACCGGAAAATACAGGACCATCCAGCGACCCAATGTCGAGGTCAGCAACTGGCTCGTCGACGGCAAGGGAGTTGTTCGCGGCGGGCTGGGGCAGGACGACAAGGGGAATCAGCGGTTGATGTATCGGTCGGACGCTACCTCGACGATCAAGACTGTATCAAATGCTAAAGATCCGACATTCACCCAGTCGCAGATCGTGCCGTCGGTGTTTCTCGACGAACCCGACATGGCCTATGCGACAAGCAACAAGGATGATCTGCGCCGCGTCTACAAGGTCAACATGAAGGCGATGGAGATCGTCGGTCCGCCGCTGTTCCAGCTCGACGGCTATGATGTCGGCGGCATTATTCCCAATGAAGCCGGCAACAACATTCTCGGCTTTGCCTACATCACCGACAAGGATCGTCGCAAATGGGTCGACGAACGGCTTGCGCAGGTGCAGCAATTTTTCGACGAGGATTTTGGCGAGGGTAACGCGCTTATTACCTCGACCAATGACGGTGACACAAAATTGATCGTCCAGATCGGCGAAACAAGCGATCCGGGGGGCTATTATCTTTACGATACGCAGACCGGCAAGCTGCAACTGCTCGGCTGGGTCCACCCCATCCTGCAGGGCGCCAAGATGAACCCCACGGATACGGTGCGTTACAAGGCATCGGACGGGTTGGAGATCGAGGCAATCGTGACCTACCCGCGCCACCGCAAGGATCGCAAGAAGCTGCCCGTCGTGGTGATGCCGCACGGGGGCCCCTATGGTGTGCGTGACGAGGAAGGCTTTGGATTCTTTCCCTGGCATCAGGCGGTTGCCGAACTCGGCTATGTCGTGATCCAACCCAATTACCGGGGGTCCGGGGGCTACGGAAAATCGTTCGTCATGGAAGGCCGCAAGCCCAACGGATATGGCAACCGAATGCAGGATGATCTCAACGATGCGGTCACCTGGTTCGCGCAGCAGGGGTTGGTCGATCCGAAGCGCGCCTGCATAATGGGCTGGTCTTATGGCGGCTATGCCAGTGCGAGAGGGGCGCAGCGCGACCCGAATGTGTGGCGCTGCGCTATCGCGGGGGCCGGTGTCTATGATTTCCCGATGATGAAATCCTTCGATACCCAAACCTTCGGCAGTTTTGGCGCCAGCTTTCAGGCGACGGCCGATGACCTTATCGCGATCTCGTCTGCGCGAAACACCGATGGCCCATGGTCGCCCATCCTGATCGTGGCGGGTCTGCGCGACGCGCGAATTCCGATCGAGCAATCGCGCACGCTGGTGTCGCGTCTCAAGCGGTCAGGCAAGAAGGAAGGGGTGGACTTCCGTTACGTCGAGCAGCCCAAGGGCACACACAATCTGCCTTATGAGGATGTCCATATCGAATGGCTGGTCGAAGCCGAAAAGTGGCTGGCGGTTCATAATCCTGCCTATATTGAAAGCGATCCGGACAGGCCAAAGCCCGTTACGGTAACCGCGGAAACCAGATAG
- a CDS encoding helicase HerA-like domain-containing protein — MSEGSAASEIYIGLGGGGAAAGARQSLVLKRANRHGLIAGATGTGKTVTLQGLAEGFSAVGVPVFVADVKGDLAGMAMAGSPTAKVHEPFSKRAAEIGDTDWAYRDNPVIFWDLFGEQGHPVRTTISEMGPLLLARLMGLNETQEGVLAIAFRVADEQNMLLLDLGDLQAMLVWCAENADELTAKYGNVTKASVGAIQRQLLTLESQGGDHFFGEPALDIQDMIRTDEKGRGYVNILAADKLMASPKLYATFLLWLLSEMFETLPEVGDPDKPKLVFFFDEAHLLFDDAPPALTEKIEQVVRLIRSKGVGVYFVTQNPIDIPEAVAGQLGNRVQHALRAFTPRDQKAVKAAADTFRPNPEIDVAREITELRVGEALVSLLMPDGAPSPVERTLIKPPCSRVGPLDAKERAVIQSVSPVEGKYDTAVDRESAEELLAAKAEQAQAAAIEAKAQEEADKAAAIAAKEEAKRKAAEERERIRLERAAAREAAKPSMAEKMMQSAARSAATSLGRQVAGKFGGQLMRGILGSLFK; from the coding sequence GTGAGCGAAGGCAGCGCGGCGAGCGAAATCTATATTGGCCTCGGCGGCGGCGGGGCGGCGGCGGGGGCGCGGCAATCGCTGGTGCTGAAGCGCGCGAACCGCCACGGGCTGATCGCCGGGGCGACGGGCACGGGCAAGACGGTGACTTTGCAGGGGCTGGCCGAAGGTTTTTCGGCGGTGGGCGTGCCCGTCTTTGTCGCCGATGTGAAGGGCGACCTTGCGGGCATGGCGATGGCGGGCAGCCCGACCGCCAAGGTGCACGAGCCCTTTTCGAAGCGCGCCGCCGAAATCGGCGACACCGACTGGGCCTATCGCGATAATCCGGTGATCTTCTGGGATCTGTTCGGTGAACAGGGGCATCCGGTGCGCACGACGATCTCCGAAATGGGGCCGCTGCTGCTCGCACGGCTGATGGGGCTGAATGAGACGCAGGAAGGTGTGCTCGCGATTGCGTTCAGGGTTGCCGACGAACAGAATATGCTGCTGCTCGACCTGGGCGATTTGCAGGCGATGCTCGTCTGGTGCGCCGAAAATGCCGACGAGTTGACCGCAAAATATGGCAATGTCACCAAGGCGAGCGTCGGGGCGATCCAGCGGCAACTGCTGACGCTCGAAAGCCAGGGCGGCGATCATTTCTTCGGCGAGCCCGCGCTCGATATTCAGGACATGATCCGCACCGACGAAAAGGGTCGCGGTTATGTGAACATCCTCGCCGCCGACAAGCTGATGGCGAGCCCGAAGCTTTATGCGACCTTCCTGCTGTGGCTGCTGAGCGAGATGTTCGAGACGCTGCCCGAGGTGGGCGATCCCGACAAGCCCAAGCTGGTTTTCTTCTTCGACGAGGCGCATCTGCTGTTCGACGATGCGCCGCCCGCGCTCACCGAAAAGATCGAACAGGTCGTGCGCCTGATCCGGTCGAAAGGCGTTGGCGTCTATTTTGTGACGCAAAACCCGATCGATATTCCCGAGGCGGTCGCGGGCCAGCTGGGCAATCGTGTCCAGCACGCGCTGCGCGCCTTTACCCCGCGCGATCAGAAGGCAGTGAAGGCTGCCGCCGACACCTTTCGCCCCAATCCGGAGATCGATGTGGCGCGTGAGATCACCGAGCTTCGCGTCGGCGAGGCGCTGGTGTCGCTGCTGATGCCCGACGGCGCGCCGTCGCCGGTTGAGCGCACTTTAATCAAGCCGCCCTGCTCGCGCGTGGGGCCGCTCGACGCCAAGGAACGCGCGGTCATCCAGTCTGTCTCGCCCGTTGAGGGCAAATATGACACGGCGGTCGACCGCGAAAGCGCCGAGGAACTGCTCGCCGCCAAGGCCGAGCAGGCGCAGGCCGCGGCGATCGAAGCGAAGGCGCAGGAAGAGGCCGACAAGGCAGCGGCGATCGCCGCGAAGGAAGAGGCGAAGCGCAAGGCGGCCGAGGAGCGCGAACGCATCCGGCTGGAAAGAGCAGCGGCGCGCGAGGCCGCGAAGCCGAGCATGGCCGAAAAGATGATGCAGTCTGCGGCGCGCTCGGCCGCGACGAGCCTCGGTCGGCAGGTCGCGGGCAAGTTTGGCGGCCAGTTGATGCGCGGGATTCTGGGCAGCCTGTTCAAATAG
- a CDS encoding cyclic nucleotide-binding domain-containing protein has translation MNEAAALDRVKVAIIGSGPAGLSAAARAAQLGMSHVLLEKTDHLSDTIFKYQKGKRVLATPERLDLRSDCRFAEGAREHILANWDEDAANNGVNVAYRADVAEVTGEKGAFAIKTAKGDVFHAENIVLAIGTQGNPNRLRCEGYDLPHIIYQVDDPEDFKDKHITVVGSGDAGIENALGVAEEALENTVTILNRSRDFARAKAKNVSDLMEAGENGLIAIRTETQPKKVEPGWLTLDTPDGEERIPCDVIVARLGSVAPRAFVESMGIEFTGPDREAFPKLSPTFESTVPGIFVIGALAGYPLIKHCMNQGYDVVEFINGNTALTPADEKDLAAIFAGLPQQKSVSEWLDYLRERVSIFADVSPLQMREFMLDSTVAFYRSGEVVFEKGEPGSSLFAIADGFAEVEVGPGVTVPIEQGSIFGEVGLISGRKRGATIRAGADSIFVEVSRTAALKLMAAVPGAKRAINRISLERQLLQIFKGGLTAEDLAPVVEAAEVERVPAGKAVLTEGEQGDDVYVIRSGSMVVEKDIGGKPIFLRYLPAGSFFGEMGVLSGQPRNATVKAAVGSEVIKLTGDSFRKMLAARPQVRAATEAAVAERAAMNSFIESRKASYSSAVDLYSDTASFIMKEGLGEATDALLIDENLCVGCDNCEKACADSHEGLSRLDREAGKTFAHLHVPTSCRHCEHPHCMADCPPNVIHRGPDGEVFMEPGCIGCGNCMRNCPYGVIRMEAAPPPKPGLLSWLLFGRGPGPGEPSPKWTKKQLGDEKPKKIAVKCDMCKGIAGGPACVRACPTGAAIRVSPEEFLSIARLDEATD, from the coding sequence ATGAACGAGGCCGCCGCTCTTGATCGCGTAAAGGTCGCGATCATCGGGTCGGGTCCGGCGGGCCTCAGCGCCGCGGCGCGCGCGGCGCAGCTGGGGATGAGCCACGTCCTGCTCGAAAAGACCGACCATCTGTCCGACACCATCTTCAAATATCAAAAGGGCAAGCGCGTGCTCGCGACGCCCGAACGCCTTGATCTCCGCTCCGACTGCCGCTTTGCCGAGGGCGCGCGCGAACATATCCTCGCCAATTGGGACGAGGATGCCGCGAACAACGGGGTCAATGTGGCCTATCGCGCCGACGTCGCCGAGGTAACGGGCGAGAAGGGCGCGTTTGCGATCAAGACCGCGAAGGGCGACGTCTTTCACGCCGAAAATATCGTGCTGGCGATCGGCACGCAGGGCAATCCGAACCGCCTGCGCTGCGAAGGCTACGACCTGCCGCACATCATCTATCAGGTCGACGATCCCGAGGATTTCAAGGACAAGCACATCACCGTCGTCGGATCGGGCGACGCGGGGATCGAGAATGCACTGGGGGTGGCCGAGGAGGCGCTGGAAAACACTGTCACCATCCTCAACCGATCAAGGGATTTTGCGCGCGCCAAGGCCAAGAATGTCTCCGACCTGATGGAAGCGGGCGAAAACGGACTGATCGCGATCCGCACCGAGACACAGCCGAAGAAAGTCGAACCCGGCTGGCTGACGCTTGACACCCCCGATGGCGAGGAACGCATCCCGTGCGACGTCATCGTCGCGCGGCTGGGGTCGGTCGCGCCGCGCGCCTTCGTCGAATCGATGGGGATCGAGTTCACCGGACCCGACCGCGAGGCGTTTCCCAAGCTGTCGCCGACCTTTGAATCGACGGTGCCCGGCATTTTCGTGATCGGCGCGCTCGCGGGCTATCCGCTGATCAAGCATTGCATGAACCAGGGCTATGACGTCGTCGAGTTCATCAATGGCAACACGGCGCTGACCCCCGCCGACGAAAAGGATCTGGCGGCGATCTTTGCGGGGTTGCCGCAGCAGAAATCGGTGAGCGAATGGCTCGACTATCTGCGCGAACGGGTGAGCATTTTTGCCGATGTCTCACCGCTCCAGATGCGCGAGTTCATGCTCGATTCGACGGTCGCTTTCTATCGCAGCGGCGAGGTGGTGTTCGAGAAGGGCGAACCGGGGTCGTCACTGTTCGCGATCGCCGATGGTTTCGCCGAGGTCGAGGTCGGTCCTGGCGTCACCGTGCCGATCGAACAGGGGTCGATTTTCGGCGAGGTCGGGTTGATTTCGGGGCGCAAGCGCGGCGCGACGATCCGCGCGGGCGCCGACAGCATCTTCGTCGAAGTGTCGCGCACCGCGGCGCTCAAGCTGATGGCGGCGGTGCCGGGGGCGAAGCGCGCGATCAACCGCATTTCGCTCGAACGCCAGTTGCTGCAAATCTTCAAGGGCGGGCTGACCGCCGAGGATCTGGCGCCGGTCGTCGAGGCGGCCGAGGTCGAGCGCGTCCCCGCGGGCAAGGCGGTACTGACCGAGGGCGAGCAGGGCGACGATGTCTATGTGATCCGGTCGGGCTCGATGGTGGTCGAAAAGGACATCGGCGGCAAACCAATCTTCCTCCGCTACCTGCCCGCAGGCAGCTTCTTCGGCGAAATGGGGGTGCTGAGCGGACAGCCGCGCAACGCCACGGTGAAGGCCGCGGTCGGCAGCGAGGTCATCAAGCTGACCGGCGACAGTTTCCGCAAGATGCTCGCCGCGCGGCCGCAGGTGCGCGCGGCGACCGAGGCCGCGGTCGCCGAGCGCGCGGCGATGAACAGCTTTATCGAATCGCGCAAGGCGAGCTATTCGAGCGCGGTCGATCTCTATTCGGACACCGCCAGCTTCATCATGAAAGAGGGGCTGGGCGAGGCGACCGACGCGCTGCTGATCGACGAGAATCTGTGCGTCGGTTGCGACAATTGCGAAAAGGCGTGCGCCGACAGCCACGAAGGGCTGTCGCGGCTCGACCGCGAGGCGGGCAAGACCTTTGCCCATCTGCACGTCCCCACCAGCTGCCGCCACTGCGAGCATCCGCATTGCATGGCCGACTGCCCGCCGAACGTGATCCACCGCGGCCCCGACGGCGAGGTATTCATGGAGCCGGGCTGCATCGGCTGCGGCAACTGCATGCGCAACTGCCCCTATGGCGTGATCCGCATGGAAGCGGCGCCGCCGCCCAAGCCGGGGCTTTTGAGCTGGCTGTTGTTCGGGCGCGGGCCGGGGCCGGGCGAACCCTCGCCCAAATGGACCAAGAAGCAATTGGGCGACGAGAAGCCCAAGAAGATCGCGGTCAAATGCGACATGTGCAAGGGCATTGCGGGCGGTCCGGCGTGCGTGCGGGCGTGCCCGACCGGCGCCGCGATCCGCGTCTCGCCCGAAGAGTTTCTGTCGATCGCGCGACTCGACGAGGCGACCGACTGA